Below is a window of Fulvitalea axinellae DNA.
CGTATGCCAAAGGTCAGATTTTTAGCCAATTCCTGATCCATGTTAATACGGCCACTGTAGCGCGTAAGGTCCAAGTTTTTCACCAGACCCTCTTGATCGAAATAATTGAAAGAGGTAAAGATCTTCGTCTTGTCCGTGCCCGACTTCAGCGTAACGTTGTGTTCCACTATCTTGCCCGTTCTCGTAATCATATCCACATAATCGAAATTCTCGGCGTTTTGGATTTCCTCTTCCGTAAATAGTCCCGGAAAATCCCCGTCCGGAACTTCGCCTTTGTCTCCATAAGGGTGAAAATTGTTCTGGTATCTGTAATACTCCCGGTATCCGTGATTACGCACACGCATCAGTTCCTGAGCGTTAAGCAGGTTCCAATCGTTTTTAGATTCCTGCACACCAAAGCGGAAATCGTAGCCTATTTCCAGCGATCCTTTCTCGGCGTTTTTGGTAGTGATCAACACCACGCCGTTGGCCGCGCGGGCTCCGTAAATGGCCGTCGCCGAAGCGTCTTTCAGTACTTCTATAGATTCGATATCGTTCGGGTTGATGGCATTCAGCGGGTTACGCGAACCGTAACTGTAGCCACCATCAGGTTCCACATTGGAAGTGTTCACCGGAAAACCGTCAATGATATAAAGCGGCGAGTTACCGGCGCCCGTAGAAGCCGCGCCTCGAATCAAAACCGAAACACCACCGCCGGGCTGAGCGCTGTTTTGCTGAACCTGCAAACCGGCCACCTTACCCGAAAGCATATGCATTACGGAGGTGGTCGCCGCTTCGGGAAGTTCGTCTGCCTTTACCGACGCCACCGCTCCCGTAAGATCACTCTTCTTCACTACGCCATAGCCGACCACCACTACCTCGTCGAGCCCGATTAGGTCCTCTTCCAGCACAACATCGATTACCGACCGGTTGCCCAAAGCCACCTCTTGGGTTTTCATTCCCACAAAAGTAAACTGGATCGTTTCGGCTCCCAAAGGCAATTTCAAAGCGTACTTGCCTTCCAGATCCGTCACCACGCCAATGGCCGTACCCTTTATCCCTACAGACACGCCGGGTAGGCCCTCGCCTTTTTTGTCCGTGACCTTACCCTTAAGCGTACGGTCTTGCGGAGCTTTGACGGCTTCATTCTTCGGCACAATTGCCACATATTTGTCTACGATCTTATACGTCAGGTTCGTTCCTTTGAGCAATCCTTTCAAAACGGTATAAATCGTAGCGTCTTTGAAATTGACGTCTATTTTTTTATTGAGCACCGCTCCGTCATATTTGAGAAAGAAATAAAACTCGGTGCTTTTCTCTATCGTCTCAATCGCTTCCTTAATGGAAATCCCCTTGCGATTAAGGTTCAGCTTAGTCTCTTGGGCATATGTGCCCGCCGCCTCGGTGCGGGCCGGCAAAAATATCAACAACAACGCCAGGCCCAATATAAGGCTCCATACGCCAGAAGCCCGATAACTAAAAAGGGCATCGTAATATTTTCTCATAAAAATTGTATCTTTATACGTGAGTTTTGAGCCCCGTGGGGCCATTCAATGCTTACGTACCGCCCCGCCGAAAACCGGAGCGGGTACGTCGCGGCTCGGGCAAGCGCCAACTTGCCGGAGCCGCCATTTTTCAGGAGCTGTCCATCATAAAGTTTTTTCCGTTCAAAGAATATTGGTCCGTAAGGCAAAAAAGATTCGCCCACAGACTTGCGATACGCTTTACTCCCTATCCAAAAATAATTTATACCGTCGCTGTCGCAGAATGCTTCCGAAAATTAGCGCCTACCGGTAAAGGTTATTTCTAATCCCACAATATTAAATCGGGACCATCCTCCCGCTTCTCTATCCTATAGCGCAACGAAGAGGTTTGTCTCAACACCTCCATAATCTGCACAATGGGTTTATCGCACAATACCGTACCCCAATAAGGCTCGGACCGTAGCTTTTTGTTCCTGATATTGATCTCCACTCCATACCAGCGTTCCAACTTCTTGGCTATACCCTGAAGGGGTACGTTCCTGAATACCATCCTTCCCTCCGCCCAAGCCATCGCATGCTCGGGGTTTACCGCTTCCACTCTTAATATTCCGGTTTCTTTCTTATACTTGGCCCGCTCTCCGGGGTTCAACCTGACCAAATCCACCCCCTGTTTATCATTGATTCCTACACTGCCTTCAAGCAAGGTCGTGTTGGCAAAGCCGTCTTCGGGATAGGCCTCCACATTAAAGACCGTTCCGTACACCTTCACGTCATGGACAAGCGTCCTCACCACAAACGGTTTTTCCTTGTTTGTGACTATATCAAAAAGCGCCTCGCCCTCCAACTCCACACTACGCCCCGACACAAAAGACGGATCATAACGCAACACACTGCCAGCGTTTACCGTTACTTCCGAACTGTCCGGAAGATAAATCTCTCTGGTTTTCCCGGAAGGAACAACAATCTCCACCATGGCCACTCCCCCGTCAGAAAGAATCGGGGAATTTAATCGAATATCGGAAACGAAAAATCCCAAACCGAAAGCCAAAGCCAAAACCGCCGCATACTTAGCAAAACGCAAGAACATACGACGCCCCCGCTTTTGGACGCCGATACGCCCTTGCACTTTTTGCCAAGCGCCGGGACTTATCTCAACATTACCAGTAAGAGCATGAAGCCTTTTGCGTCTCATAAACTCGGCTTTGTTTTCCTCGGATTCATCCACCCACGCAAACAGGCTTTTCACCTCGCCTTCCGTGGCTGAGGCTTCCAAATATTTGTCAATTAGATCGTCTCCCGTCATAGCAGTTCTCCCGTTTCGCAAATAGGTACCCGCTCACCCGCAGTTTCCCCTATATCGTTTTCCTGTTTTTTTGAAAAAAATTCTGTGGGCTAAAAAAATCAGCGGTTTTATTTACTAAATCTAAACAGCTTCTCTCTTTGATTTTATCCGTGAAAACAGCCCTTCGCCCTATTTACTCCGTAAAATACGCACAGATTTTCATCCGCCAAAAAATAGTAACTTATCTCCGCCTCTAAGAAACTCAAGACCGGAAAGCAATAAATTTTGGAACAAACAAAAACAGCCACCCCGCAAAGGATGGCTGTTTTCAAATCCAGATCAACCGTTGAATGACCTTGTATCACTTTCCGCCGGCCAGTTTCTTTTCCAGCTTTTCCATCTCATGCGGAAACGGGAAATGTTGCGAAAGCGTATGTTCTTTTTCCATCACATCCAACAGGTCTTTAACCACTTCCGGATGATCTGTTGCCACGTTTGTCTTTTCTCCCAGATCTTTCGACAAGTCATAGAGTTCTACGTCGGAATGGAATCCTTTTTTATCCACATCCAATCTGACGGCTTTCCAATTGCCCTTTCTTACGGCCTGTTTTCCTCCTTTTTCGTGGAATTCCCAGTAGAAGGCCCTGTCCGCTCCGGGTTTTCCTTTTCCTGTCAACAGGTCTTTTACGCTGATTCCGTCAATATTGGCCGGCGTCTTCGCTCCTGCAAAATCGGCCACAGTCGGCAATACATCGGCAAAAGTCCACGGAGTTGCCTCCACGACGCCGGCCGAAACGGTCCCCGGCATCGAAACGATCATCGGAATGCGGATACCGCCCTCATACAAATCACGTTTCTTGCCACGCAACGCGCCGTTACTGTCAAAACGGCCGTCCCAACGTCTAGCTCCGCCATTATCCGAAGTGAAGAACAGCAGGGTATTATCGTCGATGCCCATATCCTTGAGTTTCTTGGCGATCTTGCCCATATCCGAGTCGATCAAACTGACCATCGAAGCGTATATCTTTTCCTGCTCCGTCCAGTCTTTGTCCTTATAGCGCTCGTCTATTTGCGGTATCTCATACTCGTCGTGTGGCAACAGGTAAGGAATGTACAGGAAGAAAGGCTTGTCTTTGCTTCCGTGTTTTTCCACAAAGCTGAGCGCAAAGTCCGTAAAAAGGTTATGCGTGTAGTTCTCCGGCTTGTGCCTGTCCTCTTCCTTTATTTCCTGTTTCTCTTTATTCAGCCAAAGGTAATCGGTGAAATGGTGATGGGCGCGACGCTGGTTCAAAAAGCCGAACCATTCGTCAAAACCTTGATCGTTCGGCTCGCCTTCGGTGCCAGGCTCGCCCAGACCCCATTTTCCAGTCATGCCGGTTACATATCCAGCGGTTTTGAGCACTTCGGCTATAGTTATGTCTTCGTCATGCAAAGGCACACGACCATCTCCGCCGGCCAAGCCTTTTACGCCACCGAACCCGAAATTGCCTCTTACGGTTGTATGGCCGGTATGTTGGCCAGTCATCAATACGCTACGCGAAGGCGCACAAACGGTAGTGCCCGAATAACACTGAGTAAACCGAAGGCCATTGGCCGCCAAGCGGTCCAGATTAGGGGTGTGGATTTCTTTCTGCCCGTAACTGCCCAAGTCTCCGTAGCCGAGGTCATCGACCATTACAAAAATTACGTTAGGCTTGGGTTGCGGGGTCTCCGTCGCTTTCTTTTTGGTTTTGCTTCCGCACGATGCCAGTCCGAAAGACAAACACGCCATAGACAGCAACGACTGAAACAGCCGGGATTTAAGCGAATAAAACATCTGTATCTGTTTTTGTACCGAAAAATTAAGTCACAACTTCTCCGTACGAAACAGGCTTGGTGTCACAATTATAACATGAGGCTTCCAAGTTAACAAAAGCGCGAACCCATTTGTGATAGCCTATGTTCATTGGTAATAATATAGGAAAGGGCCGGGAAACACCTATCACAAGGAAAACTGTTCGGAAAACATACGTGCCATCATTTGTAGTGGGCGGCCATCAGCACCAACACCATCACATAATCGGAGAGATGCTCCCGCA
It encodes the following:
- a CDS encoding FecR family protein, coding for MTGDDLIDKYLEASATEGEVKSLFAWVDESEENKAEFMRRKRLHALTGNVEISPGAWQKVQGRIGVQKRGRRMFLRFAKYAAVLALAFGLGFFVSDIRLNSPILSDGGVAMVEIVVPSGKTREIYLPDSSEVTVNAGSVLRYDPSFVSGRSVELEGEALFDIVTNKEKPFVVRTLVHDVKVYGTVFNVEAYPEDGFANTTLLEGSVGINDKQGVDLVRLNPGERAKYKKETGILRVEAVNPEHAMAWAEGRMVFRNVPLQGIAKKLERWYGVEINIRNKKLRSEPYWGTVLCDKPIVQIMEVLRQTSSLRYRIEKREDGPDLILWD
- a CDS encoding arylsulfatase, producing MFYSLKSRLFQSLLSMACLSFGLASCGSKTKKKATETPQPKPNVIFVMVDDLGYGDLGSYGQKEIHTPNLDRLAANGLRFTQCYSGTTVCAPSRSVLMTGQHTGHTTVRGNFGFGGVKGLAGGDGRVPLHDEDITIAEVLKTAGYVTGMTGKWGLGEPGTEGEPNDQGFDEWFGFLNQRRAHHHFTDYLWLNKEKQEIKEEDRHKPENYTHNLFTDFALSFVEKHGSKDKPFFLYIPYLLPHDEYEIPQIDERYKDKDWTEQEKIYASMVSLIDSDMGKIAKKLKDMGIDDNTLLFFTSDNGGARRWDGRFDSNGALRGKKRDLYEGGIRIPMIVSMPGTVSAGVVEATPWTFADVLPTVADFAGAKTPANIDGISVKDLLTGKGKPGADRAFYWEFHEKGGKQAVRKGNWKAVRLDVDKKGFHSDVELYDLSKDLGEKTNVATDHPEVVKDLLDVMEKEHTLSQHFPFPHEMEKLEKKLAGGK